ATTTGGCTCTTCTTCATTCTGTAGTGTCATCAAACGATGACCCATCCCAGACTGATCTTTCTCCCCAGACTTCCTGCAGTGCATTTCCTACACAAACCAGTTTTAACAGCACTTAGCACCAGTTCAACACATACACCAGTGAACTCCAGATCTATTTATTAAGAAGCACATCTcttaaataagaataaagagtTTCCAAAACAGGGATTAAGACTAATCTTGGCataaacaaacactttttaaatggaaATGTTCTATTTAAAGAAATGTGGACTAGGACTAGATCTAATCTCTGTTTGGAAAACTAATTCATAATTATCCTTAACAATGGAATACAAGTCAGAGCTTATTTAAAAAGGACTGAAACTAAATGAAAAAcagttctgtggtcagattaatcaaaacatttcatttacatttcatattattttattattacagcatTTCTGGATGGTGTTTACATGTTTATGCCTTCTTCTTTtttgcatgatacagctttaaccTGCGTTTTTGGATTGCACGGTGAAATGTGTTTCCAGACAGCGATTTCTGAAAGTGTTTCTAAACCCATTTAGTGATATCCAGTatagaatcagtacagcctgttgtTAATGGACTAGTGCCCAGGgccctgaagatcaccagcatccaatacaaACTGTCAGTCATTTCCCAGTTTCTCTAAATTGTAGATGGTATTgtattatctattttaataacagctcttgggtgtaaactggatcgtgagatcacaatttcgttccacctcatgtaccacatgtgatgcgaatgacaataaaatctccttgaatccttgaatccaaAGTCTTTGCAAATTTACACTGATGaacatttttctgaaattgttctaAAATAGAGTTTTTTCTAGGCAGTTTGCTGAAGCtgtgcacactttttttttcagagagacTCTGCCACTCTAATTTTTAGTAAAGTAATAGTAAATTGCTCCTACTGCTTCTGtttttattagtaccacttactTTCCCAGCCCTTTCTGCCATGTAAATGAGTGGCAAATGAGTGTTCTAAAAGAGCAAATGTTTTTCATGAAACAGTTGGCATGTGTTCtttgttctattttgaataaaatattgatttatgagaTCCAAAAATTATTGCTTTattgattctgttttctgtttaaatttatacacattttaaatcCACATTTTTTGGAATTGGGTTTGTAAAACTGAGCCCATAGTTCATATGGAAGCTCACTGGAATGTGTGAAATTTGGTGTATTTTCCTCCACACATGAagaggaaacacactgggagacTGGGCAGGGCTACACAGCATATTTCCTCTTTATTGGGGGTAGGAGGTCAGCGTTGCCCGAGGTCACAACTGACCCTTCAGAGGCTCCGGAATCCAACAGGGGATAATGACTAGGACAAGGACTTTAACAACCCTAAACCCCCGCCCACCCCACACCTTACACCCTGCCCCACCCATCTGCAGTTACACGAGTCCACATCCTCCCatctattttacataaaacaggttCCAGTATACCATATAGCTCTTAtacctcagttttttttttatctaaacattTGCAAACATTGGTAACATTCAGAAACTGCATAATTCTACAGATACAAACTCTTTTTGaccagatttcttttttttttcggattatcaaacaaactttaatatcagacaaatacaacctgagtaaatataaaaagcactttttaaattatgattttatttattaagagaaaaaaaaaactcaaccaggcctgattactgccacgcctgtaaaatcaagaaaacacTTAAATTTAACTCGTCTGACAACCTAAAGCAGGATAAAAtctctcaaaaagcaacacattatctgagaaaattcaaaaacagatgcgAAAACAAAGTCATGGATatatatcagtctggaaaggataataaaatcatttctaaggatttcacaaatagagaaaacactgGAGAATctttccaggagtggccggctgaccgAAATAttcccaaaagggcatggacaactcatcgaggaggtcacaaaagaaaccagaacaacatttaaagaactgcaggtctcacttgcttcagttaaggtcagtgttaatgattcaataataagaaagaggctGGCTGAAAATTGTATTCATGGGAGAGTttcaagacaaaaaaacactgaaaaaaagaacacaataaaccatttcacatttaccaaaaaacatcttggtaaatattctttggactgacctgaccaaaatggaactttttggaaggtttgTGTCCCgatacatctggcgtaaaactaacacattatttcagtaaaagaacatcaaactgaatgtaaaacatagtggtggtagtgtgatggcctGGGCTGCTATGCTGCTGCCTcggggtctggacaacttgctgtaatagatggaaccaggaattctgctgtttaccagacaatcctgaagaagaatgaaGCTTTCTGTCCTAGTACAGCTCTTTATCTCAAATAAACCTATCAGATGTGTTTGGTGTGAGGACGACATCTACTGGTTAACTGTTCTCTTCACATTAAAAAAGGATGACATTGTACTGTCCTGAAAAAACACTTACAATTTCTGCAAAACAGAATAACACTATCCATAATTCAAAACTGTTATATACAAGTCATATAAACACATTATATAAGTGTTAGCAGTGAGTGAGTCTTTAATCAATGTGGGTGAATAAAGCTAAACTGCTCAAAAAACATGACCCATTAATGTATGGACTAATTAATCCCACTgtttgctgtgattaatcacgattaattgcatttttccttccttttcaacaataaaactttaataatagatatttaaatgtaaatgtaatattgtgcACAATCCATGAGAGCTGCTTGATTAGTTATTTTTAATTCAAAAGGACCTTGTGGACACGCCTTAATGGCTCTGATTTAATTAACTCATtcacatgccttaataagtcgtggccactcCTCAATTATCTTGTTcgcatgccttaattatctcattatacattatttttatatgatgtcaccttaggggctctatagtttccagattaatcacgCATGTGTTAGCGCTGAAAAACTATTTTTCTTGAAATAAAGAATGTtgtatatttttgcatttttctacagtaaacgcgTTTTAGGCAGTAAAGTTTAGCATAACTACGACTGTGAGCTAAGACAggtttaaaacttttatttaaaagctttaaaataataaattagaacattttagtataaaaataatcaatataatgtatgtatataatgtataaagcATTTTTCTTCAAGTTCTCCAGATGAACCCACCGAATTTAAACTTAAACTGGAGCGCCCTCTATTGTCTGACACCCTGAATCACATTCTTAAGCGGGTATTCTCCTGTCTACAGGTTCTCTGCCTGAACTCAACTGTGACCATTTTAATATAGGTGATGAAGAAAGGATATAGAAAGGATATAGaagatgatacatataaattTTGACATTCGagataaaaaaagtttaaataagatttttaaaaatgtaaataaaagctctatagaaaacaacaaaacaaaaaaattcaaattttaaacaaacaaattttgtagctcaaagctaaatgtggtacttagaagaatctaagaATCTAAAGTACAAAACAATTCTGCTTTGTGTAGCTATAATgacttcaatattacatttacaatgttaagaaaacgcattaaatgagaagaggtgtgttcaaacttttgacttgtattgtataaatgtaaattgtaaatgtatttatgtgtgaacgtatttatatataaatgtgaaCCTGTTTGTATTTTCCATGAGTTAGTTAATTGGGATTAAAGGCAGTactcttattttgaaatgaccAGACTGTTATTTTGAAATATCTCTACAGGATTCGGTTGCTTTCACCCACTTCACTGCGGTGATTCGGGCTGATTCATTGTAGCCCCGCTGGAGCTTCAGCTCAGATTCAGAGGACTGTGCTCAGGTTTAACAGGTAAAGCCGCTGTTAATATGAAACGTTGGGTTCGCGGGTTTTATTCCGAGAGTGCTGTGATGGTTTAATATTTTGAAATTGTCGTTAGTCTGTGGTTTGGTATTTTATGTCTTTAAATTCAGCACTCATGTAGCTACTTAGCATCCTAGCTAGCTTCCTGGCTAACTCTCTCTAGCGTTGCGCTGCGTTAGCGGCTAGCTGTTAACGGCTAATCGAGTATATTAGTTAGCGTAGAAGCCTGTTTTTAGCGCTGTCCATTTGCTGGTTATATTTTGGCTTCTTGGTTTGAACAGGATTCATTAGCGAGACGTCGAGTTGGCGTTTCTGTAATGTAAGTTAGTTTATGTGTTTGCTCTGTTTAATAGTCCGGTAAGCAGGttacttagctaactagctaaccgaaCCATATTAGCACTGCAGTCTGTTagcgttagttagcttagctttatttatatGATGACACAGGCTATTTGCACCCATGTTTAAATAAAAGTGTTCACTATTACTGAAAAGCTCTATATGGACGTCAGTGTTAAAAAAAGCTCCCGTTTCaagtttataaacacaaaattatGTTCGAATAAAGTTAACTTATAGAATTCAGCACTGAGGGACCGAAGAGTGATGCTGCTCTGTCAGCCTCACATAGATTAACTTAGTTAGCCTAGGTTAGTTTAACTACTCGTGTCAGGTATAAAGCGTTTTTAACActggtatttaatttttttaaacattttgtaatcttaattaatttaaagcAATTTAATTTAGTCTAAGTAacgtaacgttagctagctagctatactGAGTCacagttagctaatgttagccagtTAGGGATGTGTTACAACAATAGTGAGCTGCTGTGCTCCTGCTGTCATGGATTAAGATTTAGGGCTGGTCGAGTTGGCCAAAATTTATGTCACAATAGATTTATTAATCTCAGttaatatatacttttaatacCAGTTTAAAGAGTAAAGCAAGCCACCGACCTTGATGTACATAAACACAAATTGAATGTGCtgagtgaaataattaaaataatatcacaatatttaaagactttttttgtttgcttgttttttgttaCAATATCAGCAGTGGCAAGTTCTGCTGTTATGTTATTCAGATACACTTTCATGAAAATTACAGTGATTTCGCTCtctttaatatgtacagttgggtcagtgtatGTTTTGCACTGATTATATGcttgatatgtttaaaaaaaacatattgtagatacaatacatttttttagcacaatacaataaaatatctataTCTTGCCCAGGTTATAGGGGTATcagtaaatattaaaattgtaagATTTTGCTTGGCAAGTATGGAAAGTTAAAATACCATGATTTATTATAATTCTAATGACATTAATCTTCTTGTCTTGTTATGAAAATGACACTCAGTTCATTTGAGGTAAGAAACTATGGTCAATTTTGCTTTAAAAATCTTTTAATCGCATGTCTAATTATTTGGATCCTCaagtttatttaaatattcatacaCACTACTCAATTTCTGTTAGCGATACCCAAGTTGCtatatataactttataactAACCTTTGAAcatgttatgttttattttaagatttatttgcTTTAAACACTAATATGgtcattaattctttttttttttttttttttttaagctgtacgGCATCTATATGTAGTAGGTCATTCATGCTGTATAGACGCGCCCACAATTAAAATAAATCGTATGCCCAAAGGGCAAAACAGATTAAAAACTAAGTAGATGCTGTACACTGATTGGTGGGCTGCTTGGTGCTTCTTTTCCAATGTTAGCTCATATGTTATAGCTGGTCTCTTAAAACAATAtatgtgctttaaaaatattgtaaattttgTAGCAATGGTTTATTCTTCAGTGTTTAACTTAAATCAGTGTTTGTGactgatttttactgtttattttatcttGAGTTTCTTCGTGTTTTGGCACAGAGAGACAAAATGGACCGGCTGCTCAGGCTTGGTGGTGGGATGCCCGGACTCGGACAGGTAAAGGCTCCTAATAATGATGATATTGTGTTGTTATTAGATGGCTTCTCATTGATTTATATAGTTAAACCATGTTGTGTGGAACTGCTAACCACACAGATTCTCCTGACAAATCTAGGAAAAATAGAGCCTGTTTAACTTAACAATTCTGCATTTTCAATTTCATGCATTTATCTATAGTGACATTAGGAATCACTTCAGTTTGTAcaatttgtaaaatatttatttaccagCAGATGTGTGCTGGGAAAATACCAGACTGTAGGAAAATGCTTTATGATAAAACTTAAACTatattaaagaataaaaacactCTTCTTCCTCCTGTTTTACCACCAGCCTGATTATTATTAAAGCAAGATCTCTCCCTTCTCTCAGCATCTTTTCTCTCTCATCAGTCACTAGTAGGATATCGACCGCAGCTGACACTATCAACATCTGTTACAAAGTCTGTTATGAAGCAGTTACGGGTGTAATATACTCACTCTAACATGGTGtggagtggtctggtaggtttgtttggTGTAATTGGGGTAGTTATTTCACAAATTAACAAATTAGTTCActcaaaaaaaatcacacaacttATTTAGATTAATCTGCATTTAAATTGTTCTTCCACATGCACTGTGCAAATACACATCAGAGATATCTAAATTCCCAAATTCCCTAAACAACTGTTGCTTTGAATATTAGCATTGGCCCATACCATAAACCATTCCATAAAACTCTTATTAGACTGTTTATACAATGTTCCAGGCAGCGGTCCAGCTCTTGAAGCTTTTGGAGAGGGACTTCAGTGACTGAGCTTCCTAatctttgtttctgtgtgtgtgttgtgtgtttaatGCAGGGTCCCCCCACAGATGCCCCCGCTGTGGACACGGCCGAACAGGTGTACATCTCCTCTCTGGCCCTGCTGAAGGTGATTATGTTCACTCGCATGCACACTGTCCTCAGGAACTCTTCACTTTATAGCACAGTGTGAACAGCATGTCCCTGATTTAACACTGTTTGCCTTTATTTAAAATGACTTCATAATGTAATCGTAACCTTGTGTTGTTTTTTGGTGCAGATGTTGAAGCACGGGCGAGCTGGTGTGCCCATGGAGGTTATGGGGCTGATGTTGGGCGAGTTTGTGGACGACTACACTGTGCGGGTTATTGATGTATTTGCCATGCCACAGTCAGGCACAGTGAGTACCTTCATTACCCCCACATTCACCTGCACACTAGGGATACCCCAGTAGTTAAGGACCGTTacaagtagggctgcacaatattggggaaaaatttacattgcacTATTTTATGCTATTAAAGttcaatgtaaatttaaaaaaactttttacctCAGAGGTAGTTGGCAGCATGTCCTATGAGGGCTTATTATCTATTAAAAATCATAGACTGGATTAGAATCTTATATTAATGTGAACTATTTAAGCACTTATTGTGAAAGTACTAAAATACAAACTGTTCTTTTCAGTATGTAAAATATAGGTTCTCTCAATACCCAATACTGTGATGCAATACAGTTAAATACAactttcatatttccgtttattgGAAATGTAGTTAAAACTGATGTTTCGGGTCTCTTAACAAATTTTCTTGAAATCGGTTCATTCTGTTTCCACTGTGTATCTATGTACTCTCCTTTTCAAAACACACTACCACATGCGTTTGCTCAATAATCGTAATCATGGTAAAAAATATACAGTTAAATGGTGTATTAATCTGTAGTAATATTGTACTGCAAAGTAgttaaagtaagaaaaaaattatactaGGTATGGAAATGTAACTGTGCCGATTGTGTTCACAGGGTGTGAGTGTGGAGGCTGTGGATCCTGTTTTTCAAGCCAAAATGTTGGACATGTTAAAGCAGACTGGAAGGTAAGAGGGTAAAACCAGCAGCCGGCTGTAACTTGTACACAGTTAGTAATCACTGTGAAATGGTAGTGCTTGTGGTATTTTTTGTGTATCTACTGAATGCAGTAAtgtgtgagcatgtctgtgtgtgtttggtggcagGCCTGAGATGGTTGTAGGCTGGTACCACAGTCATCCTGGTTTTGGCTGCTGGTTGTCTGGTGTGGATATTAACACACAGCAGAGCTTTGAGGCGCTGTCCGAAAGAGCCGTCGCAGTGGTGGTCGATCCCATTCAGAGCGTCAAGGGAAAGGTACACAGCGTTTATTGTTAACACAATTTATTATTTAGTGCTAACATGCACTACTAAAGATGCAGTGCACTTCTAAAGGAAGTCTATCCTGCTGTCCTGCTTCTTTGTTTAAGCCATGTTGAGACAGGATGTTTTACATAGGAGTGTGAAGCAATATACATTTACTACAGGATAATTATTACAGATTTTCACAGAATAAGAGATTTTGGTATAAGTTACTTAGATGGGAGGAGCTACTTTATTTATGTACCAGCATCACCTCCAAAAAAACACATGGTGATACCCATTTACAATAATAATGAAGTATATGTTTCGTTTAAAAAAATCCTcgatcatgcagctttgccatcagcggccggcgctcagagggagcacaattggccctgctccctccgggtgggtagatggagctctctccccacctcactaaagggtgatgcctgcagcacagggcgtctgtgagctgatgtaccgcaaccgagtcgctgcgcttttctccaagcgtGTTGgctgctcgaaaagaagcggtggctggcttcacatgtatcagaggaagcatgtgttactcttcaccctcctggtgtgttgaggcatcactagtgataagggagtcctaatgagttggttgggtaattggctgtgctaatcaagggagaaaatgggaaaatttagaaataacattattaaaaaaaaaaagattgcagcTACATGTTTATAAGCCGTATTCACACTACACGGTGACTTACTTGAATATGTGGAAGGGCAGactctattttaagcgtttattttttatttttttgttgatgattagggTATACAGCTaacgaaaacccaaaagtcaatatcttagaaaatattaatattatattagaccaattcgtacttttggcagtgtgccaagttttgctggaaaatgaaatctgcatcttcataaaagttgtcagcagagaacaatcactgattgtagaaacttcacactggacctcaagcagcttggactgtgtgtctctccactctctctctagactctggtcccttgatttacaaaagaAATTTACAAAAGAATTAAATTATGCTTccttttttcagtgatattcaattttttttagatgcatctgtattattaaacttattatttaaaaaaaggaaaaaaatagaacattCAATATTTGTTAAACAAATATGTACAAATGTTGATAAGAACCAGAGTTTTCCAGTCTTATCCACAAAGAGTCGGTTTTTATTCCAGTCTAGCAGGAACTGGTGTTTTGAAGTTCGAGAAGTTTAGGATAATGTTATTTCTGaagtcttctttttttgtttcaggttGTGATCGATGCTTTCAGACTCATTAATACTAATATGATGGTATTGGGACACGAGCCAAGGCAGACCACCTCTAACCTGGGGCACCTCAACAAACCTTCAATTCAGGTGAGCAAGAACACTCGAGCTAAAACAAGTTAATACTTAGGGCTGTATGATATTGGGGAGAAAAACTGGCATTACAATACATGTTTTCCAGCGATATACACATAACTACTTAAATAATTAGaaaactgcagtaatctgattgaCAAGATTAGACTGGAGTAAAATTAGTTATATAAATAGTTGCCTAATTGATATAATGTGCTGCCGTTCTAGTACCTGTATTATTTTAATAGACCACCCCCTCTGAACTTGTCGTATATTTCCCGATTAGGCCCTGATTCACGGACTAAACAGACATTACTACTCCATCACCATCAACTACAGGAAGAACGAACTTGAACAGAAGGTATGTATTCTCTTTactattctcttctctttttctttttcttttttttttagttcagattAAATGTAAAGAAATCCTTGTAGTGTCTCGTTTCATCAATCACATGTCTTGGTTCAGATGCTGTTGAACCTCCATAAGAAGAGCTGGATGGAGGGTCTGACTCTGCAGGACTACAGCGAACACTGTAAGCTTAATGAGACCATCGTAAAGGAGATGCTGGAGCTGGCCAAGAATTACAACAAGGTAAGTAATTTAAAAGTGCAACACTGAGAGATAATAATGAGGCATGTTCGACTTCACGTGGCGCTGCGCACACCGATCAGCATCTGCCTTGGTTCGGTGCATGTCAGTTAGTTTTTTGTCTGAATGCGTCTTTTACCACATGACGATGACATCTGGCAGCAGCCTTTACAGGCAGTTCTTACAGTTGCTTTTTTTCCCTGCTTGAGGCAGCTTAATAATCACAAAGCTTAATAATAACAGAGCTTAATCCCCTTTGTCTAGAAACCCTCCTCACACACCTGTGATGCTGTTTCTGTTcattctaaaatataaacatacaatATAAATCTCTCTTCAACTAAATAATGCACATTATATAATGATCCTGTGACAATCTTTGTTACTTGTCATTTTGTTACCATAAAGCACTaaaattcctttttttctctaaattctttgttaaaaaaagaaaaggggaaaATGCAGACCTATATATATGTaggtttaaaaaatgaatattcaatcattttgatataaaataattttcttcTCATATAAATAATGCACAATACTTAGTTTATAATTTAGAATTTCTCCTAATGGTAAACTTGCTATTATCCATAGCTGATATTCTAGATCATATCCATGCAGTTTAATTCTATAATGTACGGAATGCACAGAGCGCACAATGTCTATATTTAGTCCTTTTATAAAAGCCGCACCCTGTAGTTTGCAGGGGCTGCAGGTAAAGACAGTCTGACTTCCCTTCACCCTCACCCCACCCAGCTGCGCCCAGTTCAGAAAGGAGAGACACAGCTGTATCTTGAACACACCTGTGGtctcaacaccccccccccccctccagtgGGCCCCCAGTGGGCTCCCAGTGGGCTGCAGAGGTCCTGTTCTGTACCATAGGCCAAAATCTTAATATCTTAATGGTTGAAAGCTGGCCCATCTTCAAGAGAAGCAACCCCTATATATCTGTATCTCTATACctaagaaaattaagaaaaaagtttTGCATTGTGTTAAGTTGGCAGTGAGttgcaaaaggttgggaacccctgGTGTGGGACCATTGATCATGTTGTGTTTTAAGTCAGTAAGATCACGTGTTCTTTTATGCTTTTGTGGCTGGAGTCACCTGAAGCTGACTATTTCTGATTTACTtttgtttattgtgtgttttctgtCACTCTGCAGGCTGTAGAAGAAGAAGACAAGATGACCCCAGAACAGCTGGCCATTAAGAATGTTGGAAAGCAGGTCAGCAAAACTTCTGAAATTCCCTTATTTCATTACAGCAAGAGAGATCATTGCACAGAATCATAAATTGACCTTAAGTGTGAAAACAATTGGGGACGAGAGTAAGTAAGGTAGCAATAGTATTGTTATTTGGGGTAAGAGTGGGTGGATTAACTGTAATTACAGCAGTCAGCAAATTAAAAGATTCTAAGAAAGTacatttctgttgtgttttgcaTATTCTCTCTCATGAAAGAGTATTGAAAATCTAAACTGTCTGATATCTGTTAAATTATTCTTCATCTTGTTGCttactatttttctctctctctatctgtttttctATCTGCAGGATCCAAAAAGGCATTTGGAAGAGCATGTTGATGTCTTGATGACGTCTAATATTGTACAGTGCCTCGCCGCCATGTTAGATACCGTCGTCTTCCAGTAATATTGTTCGCTGTGCTTCATTGTTCATAATTAATCTCTGTTTtgtctttttaagaaataaacctataaaaaaacCAAAGATTCACATTTGAATGTTTGTATGTGCACAGGTACAGTAAGAGGTAACAAATAAATGACTACTTTAATAGTGCAGCATTAACACCTAAATTATTCCTATTATCTAAccgggagtactgaataattactcagtactgaactaatgatttaAAGTTGTTCCCTGTTAACTTTACAATAAATACTGTgacttacatatacatatattgaagaactacttactaattatgtctatTTCATAGTaactattaaattattacttaataaattgttattccatcaatggatttacaattccagccccatgactcctggcattgtcatcttggaatattcccgagccatcagggaagaaaaaaatccattgatggattAACCTGTAGTCAGCTgaactcattctttcagcacatactgttgctaaaaCTAGACCTGcccaactgcagcaaccctacATCATTTGCATAAATCCAGGTGGACAcatttttggtcaggcagtgtttATGCAATGTTTCTGCAAAATTCTACACCTAAGTATGCAAAACTATTGGACTATTAGATTATACTTATTGTTTTAATTAGGCAAAACATCTTAAATTCAAAACAtctttttaagtgaaatcttattttagCTAGCAAAGATTGTTATTCAAGAATAATTTTTACAGTGCattctgtacattttttttttctgattacttAGTCTGCACCCTCTTGTGCTGAACAGTTCAGGGTGTTGTGGATCACTGTGCTGTTTATGGAGTGCATCATCAGGGCAACCTTTAACTTTTTTCCCCTCTGAACACCGGATTCACTGAGCTTCCTCTCAGCACCACTTGCAGGTGAAGGCATTCTATTCGTAAAAACGCGGACCGTGCGCAAAAAGCGCATGCTCTGCGTAAAAAAGGGGCACAGGGCATAAAAGGGATTTCCATGGGTACAAAAACGTGAGCTGTGCAAACAACTGCATTTTCTGCATAAAAAAACACGGTGCGTAAAAATGCATTCCGTGCGTTAAAAAATCCGTGCTTAAAAGCGCGTGCCTTGCGTAAAAATGAACGCCGTGCCTGTGAAGAAGCGCGCCATCTGCGTAAAAGCGCATGCCTTGCATAAAAAGCACCACCTGCGGGTATAGACGTTCTGTACGTAAAAACGGATGCCGTGCGTAATAGCGCATACCATGCTATACGCACTGTGCGTAAAAGGGAAACGTGCCTAAAAACGGATGCCGTGCGTAAAAACGTGCGCCGTGCGTAAAAACTGGCTGTGCGTAAAAGGGCAACCTGTGCCTAAAAATAGatgccgtgcgtaaaaacgcggcCGTGCCTAAAAGGGCAACCTGTGCCTAAAAACGGATGCTGTGCGTAAAAACGCGGGCCGTGCGTAAAAGTGCATGCCAT
The DNA window shown above is from Astyanax mexicanus isolate ESR-SI-001 chromosome 16, AstMex3_surface, whole genome shotgun sequence and carries:
- the psmd14 gene encoding 26S proteasome non-ATPase regulatory subunit 14, which produces MDRLLRLGGGMPGLGQGPPTDAPAVDTAEQVYISSLALLKMLKHGRAGVPMEVMGLMLGEFVDDYTVRVIDVFAMPQSGTGVSVEAVDPVFQAKMLDMLKQTGRPEMVVGWYHSHPGFGCWLSGVDINTQQSFEALSERAVAVVVDPIQSVKGKVVIDAFRLINTNMMVLGHEPRQTTSNLGHLNKPSIQALIHGLNRHYYSITINYRKNELEQKMLLNLHKKSWMEGLTLQDYSEHCKLNETIVKEMLELAKNYNKAVEEEDKMTPEQLAIKNVGKQDPKRHLEEHVDVLMTSNIVQCLAAMLDTVVFQ